In Fodinicola acaciae, the following proteins share a genomic window:
- a CDS encoding LLM class F420-dependent oxidoreductase produces the protein MRLSLSITNFSWGDGADRLAGHLDRVVRAADDAGIDTVWVPDHLLQGAPGSGPEDEMLEAYTTLGFLAARTTRVRLGAAVTGVTFRPPALLIKAVTTLDVLSGGRAWLGIGAGYHLEEAKAMGLPLPETKIRFEHLEDTLQLALRMWSGDASPFEGKHNRLDNPVNSPNSLQRPHPSILIGGTGEKKTLRFVAQYGDACNVFDIPDGGTTIKHKLEVLAGHCEDVGRPYDAIDKTVSTRLGADESAASFVERCAVLRSYGLDHVMVIVTDAWSDEALRTLSEAQPGVAAL, from the coding sequence ATGCGTTTGAGTCTGTCGATCACGAACTTCAGCTGGGGCGACGGCGCCGACCGGCTCGCCGGCCACCTGGACCGCGTCGTACGCGCGGCCGACGACGCCGGCATCGACACCGTGTGGGTCCCGGACCACCTTTTGCAGGGTGCGCCCGGAAGCGGCCCGGAGGACGAGATGCTGGAGGCGTACACCACGCTCGGCTTCCTCGCCGCCCGCACCACCCGCGTACGCCTCGGCGCCGCCGTCACCGGCGTCACCTTCCGCCCCCCGGCGCTGTTGATCAAGGCCGTCACCACCCTCGACGTACTCTCCGGCGGTCGCGCCTGGCTCGGCATCGGCGCCGGCTATCATCTCGAGGAGGCGAAGGCGATGGGACTTCCGTTGCCAGAGACCAAAATCCGCTTCGAGCACCTGGAGGACACCCTCCAGCTCGCACTGCGAATGTGGTCAGGTGACGCGTCGCCCTTCGAGGGAAAGCACAATCGGCTGGACAATCCGGTCAACAGCCCCAACAGCCTGCAGCGCCCGCACCCGTCGATCCTGATCGGCGGCACCGGCGAGAAAAAGACGCTGCGTTTCGTCGCGCAGTATGGGGATGCCTGCAATGTCTTCGATATCCCCGACGGCGGCACGACCATCAAACACAAACTCGAAGTGCTCGCCGGCCACTGCGAGGACGTCGGCCGACCGTACGATGCGATCGACAAAACCGTGAGCACACGCCTCGGAGCAGACGAGTCCGCCGCGAGTTTCGTGGAGCGTTGCGCGGTGCTGCGGTCGTACGGTCTTGATCACGTGATGGTCATCGTGACGGACGCCTGGTCGGATGAGGCCTTGCGGACCCTGTCCGAGGCGCAGCCCGGCGTGGCGGCTCTGTAA
- a CDS encoding nuclear transport factor 2 family protein: MSATEQQIRDLGERWATAEQSGDTATLASLVVDDFTLVGPLGFILDRDQWLHRYESGGLTTEKLVWDEVAVRDYGDTAVAIGRHTQEASFQGNRADAAFRGTHIYLRRDGQWLLAGIHLSPIGAPAFGPRS; encoded by the coding sequence ATGAGTGCGACTGAGCAGCAGATCCGTGACCTTGGCGAGCGCTGGGCCACGGCGGAGCAGAGCGGCGACACCGCGACGCTGGCCAGTCTGGTCGTCGACGACTTCACGCTGGTGGGGCCGCTCGGCTTCATCCTCGACCGCGACCAGTGGCTGCACCGCTACGAGAGCGGTGGGCTGACCACCGAGAAGCTGGTGTGGGACGAGGTCGCGGTCCGCGACTATGGCGACACCGCCGTCGCGATCGGCCGGCACACACAGGAGGCGTCGTTCCAGGGAAACCGCGCCGACGCGGCCTTCCGCGGCACGCACATCTACCTGCGCCGCGACGGCCAGTGGCTGCTCGCCGGCATCCATCTCAGCCCCATCGGCGCGCCGGCCTTCGGTCCGCGTTCCTGA
- a CDS encoding MarR family winged helix-turn-helix transcriptional regulator, with protein MPPRFTGPPIGVQLATTARAVSRAFDAALAAADGSLPVWQVLLALKTRPTANQRELAAAVGIGGATLTHHLDGMESAGLVTRRRDPANRRMHLVELTSLGEQAFLRLRDIAIAHDRRLRDGIPEEDLEVVRRTLSRMSENVTPD; from the coding sequence ATGCCACCACGCTTCACGGGTCCGCCGATCGGCGTACAGCTGGCCACCACGGCTCGTGCGGTCAGCCGCGCGTTCGACGCCGCGCTGGCTGCCGCGGACGGGTCGCTGCCGGTCTGGCAGGTGTTGCTCGCGCTGAAGACACGGCCGACCGCCAACCAGCGCGAGCTGGCGGCGGCGGTCGGCATCGGCGGCGCCACGCTGACCCATCACCTCGACGGCATGGAGTCGGCCGGCCTGGTGACGCGGCGGCGCGATCCGGCGAACCGGCGGATGCACCTGGTCGAGCTGACCTCGCTCGGCGAGCAGGCCTTCCTGCGGCTACGAGACATCGCGATCGCGCACGACCGGCGGCTGCGCGACGGCATCCCGGAGGAAGACCTGGAGGTCGTACGCCGCACGCTCAGCCGGATGTCGGAAAACGTGACACCAGACTAA